In Aquiflexum balticum DSM 16537, a single genomic region encodes these proteins:
- a CDS encoding Gfo/Idh/MocA family protein: MNNQNQKPRRDFLKTSAILAGGMMIQPFSIPGAYAAGTDEIKLAVIGCGGRGTGAVFQAFETGYNIKLVAMADAFRDRIDKSYTPIMDKYGSDKVDVPEERKFVGFEGYKEAIKLADVVILASPPGFRPDHFEEAVKQGKQVFMEKPVAIDAIGIRRVLAAAEEAKKKKLNVVVGLQRHYQDNYRETIKRIHDGAIGDIVGGQVYWNDGGVWVNPRQEGQTEMEYQMRNWYYFNWLCGDHINEQHVHNIDVANWVKNSYPVQAYGTGGRQVRTGKEHGEIFDHHSITFTYADGTVIFSECRHFPGAANRVDESFQGTKGKVFLSAGNHGNLTDYKGNALYTHNREDNPNPYQVEHNELFAAIVAGEYKFADAENAAKSTMTAIMGRYSTYSGKVVTWDEALNSNVNLMPDKLAWDAMPKVLPNADGYYPFAIPGKTKVI; encoded by the coding sequence ATGAATAACCAAAACCAAAAACCAAGGAGAGATTTTCTCAAAACTTCCGCGATACTCGCAGGAGGGATGATGATACAGCCTTTCTCCATTCCCGGTGCTTATGCAGCCGGCACAGATGAAATCAAACTGGCCGTCATAGGCTGTGGCGGTAGAGGAACAGGTGCTGTTTTCCAGGCATTCGAAACCGGCTATAATATCAAGCTTGTGGCCATGGCAGATGCCTTCAGGGACAGGATAGACAAAAGCTATACACCCATCATGGACAAATATGGCAGTGACAAAGTCGACGTCCCCGAAGAAAGGAAGTTTGTAGGATTCGAAGGATATAAAGAAGCCATCAAACTGGCAGATGTGGTGATATTGGCCTCGCCTCCCGGTTTCAGGCCTGACCATTTTGAAGAAGCGGTCAAGCAGGGAAAACAGGTTTTTATGGAAAAACCCGTTGCCATTGACGCTATTGGAATCCGAAGGGTACTTGCTGCCGCTGAGGAAGCCAAAAAGAAAAAGCTCAACGTCGTGGTCGGCCTCCAAAGGCATTATCAGGACAATTACAGGGAAACCATCAAACGCATTCATGACGGTGCAATAGGAGATATTGTAGGAGGACAGGTCTATTGGAATGATGGCGGTGTATGGGTCAACCCACGACAGGAAGGGCAGACTGAAATGGAATATCAGATGCGCAATTGGTATTATTTCAACTGGCTTTGCGGAGACCATATCAACGAACAACATGTCCACAATATAGACGTGGCCAACTGGGTCAAAAACTCCTATCCTGTTCAAGCCTATGGTACAGGTGGCAGACAGGTCCGCACAGGCAAAGAACATGGTGAAATATTTGACCACCATTCCATCACCTTTACCTATGCAGACGGTACGGTGATTTTCAGCGAATGCCGACATTTCCCCGGAGCAGCCAACAGGGTAGATGAATCCTTTCAGGGAACCAAAGGAAAAGTCTTTCTCAGTGCCGGTAACCATGGCAACCTGACAGACTATAAAGGCAACGCCCTTTATACCCATAACAGAGAAGACAACCCCAATCCCTATCAGGTAGAACACAATGAGCTTTTTGCGGCCATTGTAGCCGGGGAGTATAAGTTTGCCGATGCCGAGAACGCAGCAAAAAGCACCATGACAGCCATCATGGGCAGATACTCCACTTACTCAGGCAAAGTAGTGACCTGGGACGAAGCTTTGAATTCCAATGTGAATCTGATGCCGGACAAACTGGCCTGGGATGCCATGCCAAAGGTCCTTCCCAATGCTGACGGCTATTATCCATTTGCCATCCCCGGAAAAACCAAAGTGATATGA